A window from Bufo bufo chromosome 1, aBufBuf1.1, whole genome shotgun sequence encodes these proteins:
- the LOC120989298 gene encoding olfactory receptor 11L1-like, translating into MGGKMNLTTITMIHILGFQDTHRVTFIVFFLFFVVYCVTVFGNLLIIVLVSYSRNLHTPMYFFLTQLSLSDIILATDILPNILHAVVVKDNVISFMDCIVQFYFFDVSETTDCLLLTVMSYDRYMAICQPLHYVYIVNHRFCLRMVVVTWMLSAFVVLIHTLTITRLNFCGPNRIDHFFCDLDPILELSCSDITVVEIEVTILSALLVVIPFFIIIISYVYIIFTILQIPSITGRQKAFSTCSSHLVVVSMYYGTLLCVYLVPNRNQSWKVTKFLSLLYTVVTPLMNPIVYSFRNKDLQNVVEKVVNDLYKNHR; encoded by the coding sequence AAGATGAATCTGACCACCATAACAATGATCCATATCTTGGGGTTTCAGGACACCCATAGAGTAACATTCATAGTCTTCTTCCTTTTCTTCGTGGTGTATTGTGTGACAGTATTTGGGAACCTTTTGATCATTGTGCTGGTGTCTTACAGCAGGAACCTCCACACTCCCATGTACTTCTTCCTCACACAGCTCTCATTATCAGACATCATCCTGGCGACTGATATCCTTCCTAACATTCTCCATGCGGTTGTGGTTAAGGATAATGTGATATCTTTTATGGACTGCATCGTTCAATTCTACTTCTTTGACGTCTCGGAGACCACCGATTGTCTCCTTCTGACTGTCATGTCTTACGATAGATATATGGCCATCTGCCAACCTCTGCACTACGTATATATCGTAAATCACCGATTCTGTCTGAGAATGGTTGTTGTGACTTGGATGCTGAGTGCTTTTGTAGTATTAATCCACACTCTAACAATAACCAGGCTCAACTTTTGTGGGCCGAATCGAATTGATCACTTTTTCTGCGATCTTGATCCCATACTTGAGCTGTCATGCTCGGATATCACTGTGGTTGAGATAGAAGTTACAATCTTGAGTGCTCTGTTGGTAGTCATCCCTTTCTTCATCATCATTATTTCATATGTCTATATTATTTTCACCATTTTGCAGATCCCATCAATCACTGGGAGGCAGAAGGCCTTCTCCACCTGTAGCTCCCACCTGGTTGTGGTGTCCATGTACTATGGGACGCTTCTTTGTGTTTACTTGGTTCCAAACAGAAATCAGTCTTGGAAAGTTACAAAATTCCTGTCCTTGCTGTACACTGTGGTGACGCCATTAATGAATCCTATTGTATATAGTTTTCGAAACAAAGATTTACAGAATGTAGTTGAAAAAGTAGTTAATGACCTATATAAAAATCACCGGTGA